Below is a genomic region from Triticum dicoccoides isolate Atlit2015 ecotype Zavitan chromosome 5A, WEW_v2.0, whole genome shotgun sequence.
tagcggatgcggggcctcagcgcccttgaaaagcaccttccaggcaacttcgtacgtcgtgtcgaagagcctgctcaaagtttggtaccgcgccgggtcgaactcccacaggttgaaagcccgttgttgacacgggaggatccggcggatgagcataacctggactacgttgacaagtttgagcttcttgtccaccagggtttggacgcatgtttggagtccggtcagctctccttttttaccccacgacaggcccgtctctttccaagaggcgagccgcatagggggtccggatcggaactcgggggctgcgacccattcagggtcgcgcggctcggtgatgtaaaagcaccccgattgccacccctttagggactccacgaaggagccctcgatccataggacgttgggcatcttgcccaccatggcgcctccgcactccgcctgggtgccgtgcaccaccttcagcttgacattgaaagtcttgagccataggctgaaatgggggcagatgcggaagaaagcctcgcacgcgatgataaacgccgagatgttgaggacaaagttcggggccagatcgtggaaatccaggccatagtagaacatgagcccccggacaaatgggtggagagggaagcccagtacgcggaggaaatgggggaggaacaccaccctctcatggggcctaggggtggggatgagctgcccctcttcgggaagccggtgcgcaatgtagaacatgagcccccggacaaatgggtggagagggaagcccagtacgcggaggaaatgggggaggaacaccaccctctcatggggcctaggggtggggatgagctgcccctcttcgggaagccggtgcgcaatgtcgttagacaagtatccggccttcctcagtcttttgatgtgtccctccgtaatggaggagaccatccacttgcctcccgctctggacatggctggagaaggttgaggtggggtgtgcgaacttgggcgctggagctcgagtgcgcggaaatggataggcaaaggaggaagaaggcatggatgaaaaggtggatccttatccccttatatgggcggacgcgactatgcgtccccaccagcctggtaaaactcgcttatctcccaagcgccgtaatcaatggcgcggttgggttacccacgcccgtattgatgagaatcccggaataagggaacacgatctcttctgtgacaagacgtgccaaggaaaccgcctcgctaaacgcgctgaggtgggacagtaaaacaattcgaataaatacttggccgtggtgtgatgtcacgctacggaatatgtcagcagattagatttgtgtaaatattattctctctatggcaatatgtggaaacttattttgcagagccagacactacctttgtgttcaaaatcttctatgaagtacttggaggaggaacccgccttgcaatgccaaagacaatctgcgcgccggactcgtcatcattgaagcctggttcaggggctactgagggagtcatggattagggggtgtccggatagccggactataccttcggccggactcctggactatgaagatacaagattgaagacttcgtctcgtgtccgaaagggacttttcttggcgtggaaggcaagcttggcgatacggatatgtagatctcctaccattgtaaccgactctgtgtaaccctagccctctccagtgtctatataaaccggagggttttagtccgtaggacgaacaacaatcataccataggctagcttctagggtttagcctctctgatcttgtggtagatctactcttgtactacccatatcatcaatattaatcaagcaggacgtagggttttacctccatcaagagggcccgaacctgggtaaaacattgtgtcccctgcctcctgttaccatccgcctagacgcacagttcgggaccccctacccgagatccgccggttttgacaccgacaacggggatgccggaacacttcaacaagaaagaagaacaataATGGCAACAGGAtcaacggtatagtgagcatgtgcatGACTCAGGGGGATACCGATGCACCCGGGTGTTGTAAAGTATCATGAAGGAAAGGAAACATCATATGATAGCCAAAGGTTCACTCTAATGTCATTCTTGTAATCACAGGGgtcgatatggacgtccacggttccgctatcggtcattgagcgaaggggtttcgttcatgtctatgaacatatagggtcacaagcttaaggtaatcatgatctaTTGAGTGTCTGTAGGATGAGAGTATCGAGgatttatttgtggaattgtttcattaatatttggAATAGTTTCTAGAGGAACCGAAAGTGTTttagggtcaccggaagggtttcggagtTTTTCGGGCAATACCTGGTATTCCCGATAATTAATATATGGGTGGAAAATGTTTTCggtgatgttaaattatatataaaggGGTCTAGTAATTATTAGAAGGCTTTTATATAAATTTTAAATCtcaacgggccttaaaaggccttgaggtggaaggcaacttgggccacaagggGCCAAgtggggaggcgcccccctttccctctaggGGTGGCTGAATCCTATTGGGGGAGGACTCCTCCTTTCCCGCTTGCCCGGCACAAGGGGAGGGGAGTCCTCCCCTCCTCTTGGCAGCCCCTcctcccctctaacctatatatacatGAGGTGTTGGCCCTTTTTCaatacacaagttttggagcctcctctagttcttctagttctagttctagttggtcctagttgactaatttagAGCTTGATCtagttcctctaatcctcataattagaagccccatGCGGTTCTAATCTCCTCTCTCTAATTCTCCGGCGACAATTAACTATGGACGGCGAACCACTATTGTATcatgaagaccgtacgcttgcaaccaagtagagaggccatgATTTTGATCTTCTGTTCGTCATTCGAGGGTGGTTTATGGGATAGTCATCAAcaattcgagggactccaagtacgatctacaccgactcgtctacttccactgcactccggagtcggtaacgatcgttgatccaaaacttatatgcatcttcatattatTCGTTGGGCGAAAAaaattgttttctactacgttccccaaccccGAATACACCACCATAATGTTTCCCAAGACAACCTAACCTATATAAAAATTGGAACCTTCTCCCACATGCCAGTGTATATTCATGGTCTGTCACATCTCCAAAGACCATGAGAACCTCTAGGGGCGAGGAAGACTAGAAAGCACGCTGACTAGAAGGCACACCTCAAAATCTCCTCCAAGGacataatgatgatgtttaatgacTGCCATCATAGTAAAGTCGTGGGAGTTAACACAAAACAACCCAAAATCTTGAAAGAATTCatcggctagcaaatctagtgattTTTTTAGCTAAATTCAATACAAGTGGAAAAGCTGAAACAATTGATCCAATGCATTGCTATATGGAGGATGTATCATTGTAGGATTAATTTTGTTATGTGGTCTCGAAATTCATAAGGTGCTCCAACTTGAGGTGGGTGCGAAGAAAAAAAATGCTAAACTAACACTACCATaagaaacaaaaccaaaacatAGATGTGTTGTGCATGCTTTTATAGTAACTAGTccctactacttaaaaagaatcgTAAGGCTCCCGTTCCTTCGTCCAACCTGTGTTCCCCCCTCcctcctctttttttccttttcccttCCATCTTTGGTTTTCCTCCCATTGATTTTTCTTAAACTCAACACAATTGTCCCAAGTCTTATTAACTTTCCAAAATAAAATAATAGTTTCTTTGGCAAGACATTAAATTCTTAACAAATAAGTGATTAACAATAAGATGGCAGGTAaatcatgatgattgtgtacaaaaACTTGTTAAATAAGTTATTACAAAATAAGTGCTTAATAAGATGATAGGTAAATCATGGTGATTATGTATAAAACTTGCTAAGGTTTTAGCGCACCAACATAATAATAGGTGTGCAGTCACGGGCCACTCTACTAGATTGTTTATGTTcacattgcaatgcacgggcaattATCTATATAGAAAAAATAATGCAAGGCTCCAATATTTGTAACTATGTATGCATGTAACTAATTTGATATTCTTTACCAGACACAGTGTCTGACTGAAATCTATCAAGCAAAGAAACATATAGGTATTAAGGAACCGAGAAGCATTTCTTTAAAAGGTCACTAACTGTATGGAAGGGTTATAATTGCACTCAGCTCATAAGTAAACAACATGGACTACAACAAGACATGTTTGCAATCGTTATTCATCGCATTGATAAACATCTTCTTGTTTGTCACACTTGTTGGCGTATGCAACATAACAAATataggccatcttcttcaccaagtAAACGATCATCAATACATATTGAAATCAATAAACTTGGTATGAGTTTTTTGGGGGAGGGGAGATGAGTTAACATGGGTTCATGGATTGAACCATCCACCATTAAGCATCTTGGGAATTCACTTATTTCATTATGAGAGTCAAATAAAAACTACAAACCGATACATGATCACCGATGGGGAGTAGATGTTGCTTTCACAAAGAAAAAACATATGTTAACGCAACAAAAAGACATACATTAGTTTTTTATCGCAAGAGATATATTTCCATCGACCGTTACAAGAACAGGAAAAAATCAATTTTTGTGTGTTCATCAAAGGACGAGACGAGAAGGCAGTTTTCTCATTATTCTATTTCCCTGTGCTCTTTGTAGGTTCTCCGCGCTAAATCCATGGGTCTACGATGACAGGCAGGTTGATTTGGCGAGACCCAAAAACAGCACCACTACCTTGTCAAGACAACCTAACCTATGAAAAAACTAGAACCTTCTCCCACCTACAAGCGTAGAGCTGTGGCCAGATCTCCAAACACCATAAGAGCCTCTAGAGCCGAGACCTCCTGCAAGCACACAGGCTAGAGGACTCTAGATTGTCGTCCAAGGACTGCTGGGCGGCTAGGGTTCAATTATTACAATCATAGTAATGTTGTGGGAGTTAACACACAACCACCCAAATCTAAAAAGAATCCAACGGCTAGAAAATCTAGTGATTTTAGGGTTTAGGTCTAGCAAATCTAGTGATTTTATTTAGCTAAATAGTAAACTAAATTCAATGACAAGTGGAAAAAATAAGCATCAGATTTGATGCATTGCTATATGCAGAATTCATTTTGTTAGGTGGTCTCAAAATTGTTAGCTATTACTCAAAGTGGACGTTTATATGGAAGCTTTAGAGTGTGGGAGCTTTAAAAAAATAGATGTCATGTGGTggaccttggagaaacacaaagtcccaacaaagtatattaccctcatcaaggacatgtatgataatattgagacaagtgttcgaacaagtgatggcaACACTGATGACTTCTTGATTAAAATAGGACTGCATCAAGGGTCAGCTTGAGCCCTTCTCtgttttgctttggtgatggatgaggtcatgaGGAATATACAAGGagaatcccatggtgtatgctcattgcgcatgatgtggtgctagtcgatGTAGTCGACAGGTATAGGAAGTTAAGATATTTGGAGACAAATATTGGAATTGGAAGGCTTTAGGCTTAGCAGAAGTAAAACCGAGTATATGAGGTGCGATTTCAGGAGCAGGAGGTTAGCATGAGCAGGTGATACCTTAGAAGGACACCTTTCAATATTTGGGATCAATGCTGCAAAATGATGATGATGTCAATAAAGATGTGAGCTATCGAATCAAAGCTGGATGGATGAAGGGGCGTCAAACTTCTGGCATTCTATGTGATAAGAAAGTGCCACAAATGctaaaaggtactccctccgttccaaaatagatgacccaactttgtatacaaagttgggtcatttattttttgtatacaaagttgggtcatttattttggaacggagggagtaggttctATAGAACAGCGGTTCGACCTGCGATGTTGTATGATGTTGAGTGTCCTGACTAAAAGATGACATGTTCAATAATTAGGTGCAGCGGAGATgcgatgttgagatggatgtgtggccacacaatgACGAAGCggaccggaatgatgatatacgggaTAGAGttgggggtagcaccaattgaaaagAAGCTTATCCAACATCATCTAAGATGGTTTACTCACATTCAGCAAACCATATTCAGCGcgggcctccagaagctccggtgcaTATTGGACAGCTGAAGTGTGCTGAAAATGTAGAAAAATCGGAATAGACCTAATTGACATTGAAGGAGTCCAAAAGAGAGATCTGAAGCACTaaaatatcaccaaagaactagtctATCCATGGTCACGGGTGCATGGAAGCtagctaaggccctgtttggttcagctgTGGATTTCTAAAAGTAGCTGTGAAAAATCTGCTGTGGAAAAACAGTTGTGAAAAATCTGATGTCAAAAATATGTAAGTCATTTGGCAAACTAGCTGATACAGCTTTTTCAGATTTTGACCCGCAGCGaaatcagattttggaaagcacaTCCTGagctgcttccgcttttggttcagattttgacagtagatttctggaatcggattctgctgggttcgccctttggttcagattTTGTTGCGCGATAGCCGAATCCGTCGATAAAAGATAAACCAAATAGGGCCTAACTATCCCTGTGCCAAGATCTCAAGCACTaaaatatcaccaaagaactagcctgTCCATGATAAGGGGTGCATGAAAGCTAGCTATCCATGTGCTTAAATCATGATTGCGAGACCTTATGGATTTCAGGTCTAGCGTACCCTAACTTGTCTGGCACCAAAAGGCTTTTTGTTGATGGTCTCAAAATTGTTTCCTATTAAGCTATGGAAGCTGTCCAGACAACAACAATGCTAAGCAAACACGGCgtaagaaacaaaacaaaaaaaacgttCTAAAGCTcactagcaaaaacaatgcaaggctCCAATATATGTAACTATGTATGCATGTAATTGATTTGATATTCTTTACCAGGCACAGGGCAAAACTGACTGAAATATATCAAGCAAAGAAACATAGCTATTAAGGAACTGAGAAGCATTTCTTTAAGAGGCCACTAGCTCTATGGGAAGGATTACAATTACACTCGGCTCAGAAGCAAACAGCATGGACTACAACAACGCATTATTACGGTTGCAATCATTATTCATCTCTGAAAGGGCTCAATGCCCATTCCCAGGGTGATAGGATGGGTAGCGGCTTGCTGCGTTCGCTGAGGTCGTCTGGTAATCCCTCGACTGATAGGGGTAGGCATTGATGTCCGCCCCGAAGTTCGGCATGGAGTTGTCGGCGCGGCTGTATGGCCACTGGCCCATCACCATATCATCAAATTGGCTGTTGGAGTATGAAGGGAGATCAAACTGTGAATAACTCCTGTCCCTAAGCCCTTGAGGGCCACCGTTCAGATCACTGTAGTACGGTGCAAGCTCCTCATCATAGTATTGCTCCGACTGATCAAACAGGTACTGATCATTAAACATGCCATAATCAGGTGTGCTGGCGTTATTGGGAACATTATTCGGCATAGAGAACTGCCGAACAAACCCCGGCTGTAGAACCTTTCTTCTGTCGCCGAGCTCCTCGTCCAGCAAGTCATTGATGATGTCTAGGTGCGGAAACTCGTCGCCGACAAGGCCTTGCGGTTGGTACGGAGTGAATCTGGTCGAAATTTCAGACAACAGCTGCTTGCTTCTTGGTCTTCCATTCAAATTGAGCTTATCAGACTCATTGCCCACACTTGAATTCAGTAGACCATGATcattactgctgctgctgctgcagcttGCCTGCTGTGAGCTCTCTTCTCTCCACTGGTACTGATTGAGTGACTCAGGCTTCACCGTTCCAAACGTAAATCCAGGTTCCAATGATGACTTTTCTGTCCTAGCAGAGTTATCTGGTGACAGAATGGAAGGCGATGATGCAAACACTGATTGTGAGTGTGTAACTCCTTGCCCTGAGGAACTAGTATGATGAGTGAGACCGCTTGCTCCAACAGAACTTTTCTCCATCATGGCATTACGGTATGACCAGGGAATGTAGCTAGGAGCACTGGCAGAGGGCTCATTGCCCAACCGTCCAACTGCACTCCTCGAACGAGAAAGAACTGGTGCAGTCTGAACTGTTGAAACAGCAGGTGCCACTTGTTTTGCTGCGGGGACTTGTGGGGCACTCAAGGGCCTTGAAACTGTAATGACCTTGGTTGCACTAGAGCTATTTACTAGAGAAGTTGGCTTctgagattcagatttggtggGCAGAGGTACCTGCAGAGGTCGACTTGCAACTGGAACTGACCTCTCATTATGAGTTGGAGGAACAGACAGAGGTCCTTTATTTGGAACTAGCTGAACAGTTGGGGCGGAAGCCACACCCGTTCTGGTAGTGGTAGTACTAGCTGCAGCAGCTGAAACTTCGGTTGCACGGGAACTCAGATTGTTGGTACTTTCTAGTGAAGATTTTGGCTGCTGGGAGAAGATAGGTTGCTTCTTAACAGGGCTCACAGAAGGAATGGAAGACTCCGTCATTCTTAACTTGGAGGGGCTCGTAACATCAACATGCCGCTGTGCATTTTGCTTCTTCTGTGACACAACTCTGTCATCCTGAAATGAGTTGATTTCGATTCTTATTCAGCCAAGCAGAAcacttgagaaaattgataaaaaaaATAGCAAGACTGAACTAAATGAAAAGGCTGCTGGGCAGGTACATACCCCAGCCTCAAGTCTCATGTCCTTTGAGTTGCTAGATCCATAACTGCCATTGGGTGCTGGATTTGATCCACCATGTGCATGCCCTGTTCGCAAATCAGTATCCTTATTCCTCCGGTTGTTCCCTCTGAATCACAAAATAGAGCAGTGTAAATATCAAATGATAAAAATGAGGAgaagtaataaaataaaattataccTATTGGATGAGGATTTGACATTTGTCCAGGCACCACCTGTATTCAACCCATTCAAAATAACTGAAGGAACCGAGTCAGATGAACAAGTAGACGAGCTATCATCAACAAATGAAGCCCTCTTTCCTGATTGCTCATTTTGCACATCACCGCCTTCAGGAACAATGCCTCGAGTTTCTGAAGCATCTGTTTCCCAATTAACAGGACTGGAT
It encodes:
- the LOC119299347 gene encoding TNF receptor-associated factor homolog 1a-like isoform X1; translation: MAGTLVEDYTGDGRSSSTEDLPSDQQSHSGESLAEWRSSEQVENGTPSTSPAYSDTEDDDCGPRPPELYGKFTWRIDNFSQINKRELRSNSFDVGGYKWYILIYPQGCDVCNHLSLFLCVANHDKLLPGWSHFAQFTIAVINRDPKKSKYSDTLHRFWKKEHDWGWKKFMELSKLHDGFVIEDVLTIKAQVQVIREKADRPFRCLDGQYRRELVRVYLSNVEQICRRFIDERRSKLCRLIEDRLRWSSFNAFWLGMDPSMRRNMTREKTDTILKVLVKHFFIEKEVTSTLVMDSLYTGLKALEYKSKNQVGLSKLTETDARSTSMVLVEQDMFVLADDVLILLERATLDTLPHQQLPTKDEKASQNRTKESSSGDDFNKDSIERDDRRLIELGWKTLEFFALAHIFSRIEVAYQEAVALKRQEELIREEEAAGLAEIELKAKRSAAEKEKRIRKKQAKQKKNNRKNNKGKNERVDMKEVALEGSPSDDRNPDDLSSQAEEVTSNPDNPDEASDISDNRDDNSEVLNVDLEDCESSPVNWETDASETRGIVPEGGDVQNEQSGKRASFVDDSSSTCSSDSVPSVILNGLNTGGAWTNVKSSSNRGNNRRNKDTDLRTGHAHGGSNPAPNGSYGSSNSKDMRLEAGDDRVVSQKKQNAQRHVDVTSPSKLRMTESSIPSVSPVKKQPIFSQQPKSSLESTNNLSSRATEVSAAAASTTTTRTGVASAPTVQLVPNKGPLSVPPTHNERSVPVASRPLQVPLPTKSESQKPTSLVNSSSATKVITVSRPLSAPQVPAAKQVAPAVSTVQTAPVLSRSRSAVGRLGNEPSASAPSYIPWSYRNAMMEKSSVGASGLTHHTSSSGQGVTHSQSVFASSPSILSPDNSARTEKSSLEPGFTFGTVKPESLNQYQWREESSQQASCSSSSSNDHGLLNSSVGNESDKLNLNGRPRSKQLLSEISTRFTPYQPQGLVGDEFPHLDIINDLLDEELGDRRKVLQPGFVRQFSMPNNVPNNASTPDYGMFNDQYLFDQSEQYYDEELAPYYSDLNGGPQGLRDRSYSQFDLPSYSNSQFDDMVMGQWPYSRADNSMPNFGADINAYPYQSRDYQTTSANAASRYPSYHPGNGH
- the LOC119299347 gene encoding TNF receptor-associated factor homolog 1a-like isoform X2, coding for MAGTLVEDYTGDGRSSSTEDLPSDQQSHSGESLAEWRSSEQVENGTPSTSPAYSDTEDDDWPRPPELYGKFTWRIDNFSQINKRELRSNSFDVGGYKWYILIYPQGCDVCNHLSLFLCVANHDKLLPGWSHFAQFTIAVINRDPKKSKYSDTLHRFWKKEHDWGWKKFMELSKLHDGFVIEDVLTIKAQVQVIREKADRPFRCLDGQYRRELVRVYLSNVEQICRRFIDERRSKLCRLIEDRLRWSSFNAFWLGMDPSMRRNMTREKTDTILKVLVKHFFIEKEVTSTLVMDSLYTGLKALEYKSKNQVGLSKLTETDARSTSMVLVEQDMFVLADDVLILLERATLDTLPHQQLPTKDEKASQNRTKESSSGDDFNKDSIERDDRRLIELGWKTLEFFALAHIFSRIEVAYQEAVALKRQEELIREEEAAGLAEIELKAKRSAAEKEKRIRKKQAKQKKNNRKNNKGKNERVDMKEVALEGSPSDDRNPDDLSSQAEEVTSNPDNPDEASDISDNRDDNSEVLNVDLEDCESSPVNWETDASETRGIVPEGGDVQNEQSGKRASFVDDSSSTCSSDSVPSVILNGLNTGGAWTNVKSSSNRGNNRRNKDTDLRTGHAHGGSNPAPNGSYGSSNSKDMRLEAGDDRVVSQKKQNAQRHVDVTSPSKLRMTESSIPSVSPVKKQPIFSQQPKSSLESTNNLSSRATEVSAAAASTTTTRTGVASAPTVQLVPNKGPLSVPPTHNERSVPVASRPLQVPLPTKSESQKPTSLVNSSSATKVITVSRPLSAPQVPAAKQVAPAVSTVQTAPVLSRSRSAVGRLGNEPSASAPSYIPWSYRNAMMEKSSVGASGLTHHTSSSGQGVTHSQSVFASSPSILSPDNSARTEKSSLEPGFTFGTVKPESLNQYQWREESSQQASCSSSSSNDHGLLNSSVGNESDKLNLNGRPRSKQLLSEISTRFTPYQPQGLVGDEFPHLDIINDLLDEELGDRRKVLQPGFVRQFSMPNNVPNNASTPDYGMFNDQYLFDQSEQYYDEELAPYYSDLNGGPQGLRDRSYSQFDLPSYSNSQFDDMVMGQWPYSRADNSMPNFGADINAYPYQSRDYQTTSANAASRYPSYHPGNGH